From the Terriglobia bacterium genome, the window AAACGGACGCTTCGATGTTTTACCTGGCTGTATGCAAAGCGGACCGGTCCGATGTGGAAGGCAGCCTGGCCGCTCTCGACCGCCTGCGCAAGGATTTTCCCGACAGCAACGTGGTGCCCGGCAGTTTCATTCTCGCCGGCCAGGTGCTTTTGCGAGCAGGCAAACGCCCGGAAGCTCGCGAGCAGGTTCAGGCTTTTTTGAAAAAGTACCCCGGCCACCCCCTGACTGCAAGAGCCAACGAACTCCTGGCACAGATCGGCAACCAGTAAGCTGATGCGCCCGGGACGGCATTCAGCAAGCATGCCGGGGGGACCCGGGATCCATGTCCGGTTCCGGACTCATTGGATGCCGGGCGCTTTGGCTGGTATTACGGGAATAGCCGTGTAGAGCCCCTGATTCTGCATCAGCGCAACAACCGAGAATGTCTTGGCCGCCCGTTCGATCAAAACCATCGACCCCTTGAACCGCAGGTTGGGGTCGTTCAGGTCTTCCCAGAGGAATCGTGGCACGTGGCTGCCAGGCCTCAGAGGATTTAAACCCGGGGGATAGACTTCTCTGGAGAACGATCCGTCCGGATTGACCAGCACAAGCTTGATATTGATGTCTTCCTTGCCGGGGTTTGCCACTGCATAACCGGTGAGGCGGCTCTGTGCGCCCAGGGTACGGTCGTCGTCAACCGGAATTGTTGCGGCTTTCGTGGCCGCCGCCGAGAGGACTCCCACGATGGTGCCGAGGACGTTCTCATTCCTGAGCTGGAATGTCGCCACCCCCTGCACGGAACCGCCTGAACTTTCAACGCGCGCCCACCCTGCTCTGGCGGGATCCCCCGGGCTCAAGGCGCCGGCCGTAACCAGCTGCGTCCCCCCGGGACGTATGCTGACCAGGAAGGAGGAGGCAACCTGATCCGGATTGCCGGGCGAAATGAAAAGCGCGTTCAGAGGTTTGCCATCGTCCGCCGTAAGAATCAGGCTGCCCGAGACTGCCTGTGAACCGGTGTTCAGAAGTGTGTAAATCGTGCTGTATCCGCCCCCGATGGCGACCTGTGCGAAAAAGTTAGTCGTGGCAGCAGGGCCCGACTGTGCCGCGGGAATTACGGGAATTGCCGTATAGAGCCCCTGATTCAATACGAGTGCTACGACGGAGAACGTCTTTGCCCCCTGCGCGGTCAATACCATCGTACCTTTGAATTGCAGGTTCTGATCGCCCAGATCTTCCCAGAGGAAGCGGGCAACATGGCAGCCGGGCAAAAGAGGATTCAGGGCCGGCGGGTCGATTGTTCTGGAGGCAGGCGATCCATCCGTGTTGATCAAAGCCAGCCGGATGTAAATCGCCTCGTTGCCGGGATTCGCCACGGCGTAACCGGTGGCGCGGCTTTGAGTGCCGAGGGTGTGGTCGTCATCGATGGGAATCATTGCAGAGCTGGTCGCATCCGCAGACAGAACTCCGACGACGGTTTTCAGCTCACTGCCATTCATTTGCCGGAACGTTGCGACCCCCTGCAGGGAGCCGCCTGAACTCAGAACGCGCGCCCAGCCTGTGCCGGCTGGGTCTCCCTGGTTCACGGCACTTGCCGTGATGCTCTGGGTGCCCCCGGGAGGGATCCTGATTGGAAAGGAGGAGGCTACCGTGTCCATGTATCCTGTCGACGACAAACCGGCGCTCAGCGGCTTGCCGTCCTCGCCCGTCAAAATGAGAATGCCTGAGGTTGCTTCGGCCCCGGTATTCGTAAATGTAAAGGTGGTCGCGTATCCGCCCCCGACGGCAGCCTGGGCAAAAAATGTGTTATCGGCACCCGGTACTGCCAGCAGAGACTGATATGCGTCGATCAGCCCCCATCCAAAGTACTTGTCCCAACCCGGACCATCCTCGTTCGCAGGCCCGATCTGATCCCGGGCGCCTACCTTGAGGGCGTCATATACCTGCTGGCAGCTGAGCCCGGGATTGACGGCGAGCATCAACGAGATGAGTCCACTGACGAAGGGCGCGGCCGCTGAAGTTCCATAAAACCAGTCCGCTTCCCCGAATGCGGGGAAATCGAGCGCCATGATCGAGTCCCCCGGCGCCACGAAAGCTATGTGATTGCCATAATTGCTGCCGCTAGTCGAGCTGCCGAAGAACGGCGCTGCTCTCTCGCCCCGGTTGTTGATCGCCCCGACTGCAATCACGCCCGGGATTGCCGCAGGATATTCGGGGGCTTCGACGTTGGTGTTCCCCATCGAGGCAACAATGTTGACGCCGTTCATCTGTGCGTAGGCTACCGCATCTGACAGAGCCTGGCTGGGCTCGGTCCCCCCGGCGCTGATATTGATTACCCGGGCGCGTTGACCGACTGCGAATATGATCCCCTGAGCAAACGCAGAGTAGCTGCCGTGGCCGGTTGAATCCAGGATCTTGACGGGGAGGATGCGGCATTTCCAGTTCATCCCTGCAATGGTATTGCCGTCTCCTCCCGTCGCAGCCGCGATGCTGGCGACCGCCGTTCCGTGGCCTCGGTCGTCGGCAGGGAGGGTGCTTTCGTTAATAAAATTGTAGCCGGGAATGATTCTGTCTGCGAAGTCGGGAGCATTCAGGGCAATTCCGGTGTCCAGAAAGGCCAGAATGATATTGCTGTCCCCAGTTGTAATATCCCATGCGGCCGGAGCGTCGACATCGATTCCGGGCTTCCCTGGGGGTGATAGTTGTCCCTTGTTCTGCAGCCCCCATTGCCAATAGAAATCCGGATCATTCGGCACCGTCATAGCAGGGCTCGTGCCGGCGCGCGCGAGCGGTCCTGAGCCGTCGGCCTGTCCGATGTAATCACGCTCTGCGTATTCCACCTCCGGGTTGGCCGCCAGGTCTCTCAGCACCTCTTCCAGGTTGGCGCCCTCGGCAAGCTGAGCCACGAAGATGCGCTCGACTCCTCCGGGAAGGGGATTGATTCGTGTTCCCGCGTCGAGTTTGATCGGCGTCAACCGTTCGAGTCGTGCTATTTGAGTGCCCGAGGCGTTTCTCGCCAACATCCTCGAATCCTGCTTGAACTTGACGATGATCTTGTGCGGATCAAACTCCGCGGATGGATGGACTTGTGCTACCGCCGCAGAAATGGGAATAAAAAGGATCAGGAAGAAAAGCGTGAGAAGTGGGATCCTCTTCCCAAGACTCATTTCGATCTCCTCAGACTCGAAAACAGAACCGATTCCAGGGGTGGCCTTCAAACTCGGCAGCCGGTGGAAACCGGATTCAGCCCATTTTCAGCAGCGCATGCGGACAACCTGAGAATCCGGAGTAACTGAACGCCCCGGGAACCGAATTCTGAGCAAACGGGCAAGCGCCCGCCCTCGCCGGAAACTCCTTCGGGAGCGTATCATGCGCGGCCTGATCTTACCGCAAAATCCAGAATCCAAAATCCAAAATCGAAAGTGATTTTCAGACTTTCGAGAGGAGGTGGCCGAGCTTTTCCTTCTTGATCTTGAGGTATTCCTGAGACGAGGAGTTGGGCGAGATCTCGAGGGATACGCGTTCTTCGACCCGGACCCCCGCCTTTTCCAGGCCAAGAACCTTATCCGGATTGTTCGAGAGCAACCGGATACGGTTCGCGCCGAGATATTTCAGGATCTCCGCCGGGAGGCGGTATTCACGCAGGTCAGCCTGGAATCCCAATTCGATGTTGGCAGCAACGGTGTCCATGCCTTGATCTTGAAGCTCGTAGGCGTGGATTTTGTTGGTCAGCCCGATGCCGCGCCCCTCCTGCAGCTGGTAGACGAGCACTCCGCGCCCGGCCTCGGAAATGATGCGCATGGCTTCGTGCAGCTGATCGCCGCAATCACACCGCTCGGAGGCAAAAACATCGCCCGTCAGGCACTGGGAATGAATCCGGACCAGTACGGCGCCGGCTGCGGCGAGGTCGCCGGCAACCAGCGCAACGGCTTCTTCCCCGGTTTCAGGGTCGCGAAAGCCGTAGATGGTGAAATCTCCCAGACGCGTGGGAAGTTTTGCCTGAGGGACCTTTTCAAAATTCATGGTACGAGAAAAGCATTAAAAGTTGCATTGGGGATCGGGGAAAATTGGTGAGAGATCAGTGACAAGTAAAAGGCTCAAGGCATCCAGCCTCGCACCCATCACTCAGGACTCATCACTTATTCCTTAGGTTCGTCCGCGGGCTTCTGTTTCTCCGCTTTCTTCGCTTTCCTGCCGCCCTTCTTCTCCTCGCCCTTGGGAGCCTTGTATCCGCTCCCGACCAGTTCGAGAATGGCCATCTGGGCGCCGTCGCCCTGTCTGAAACCCAAACGGATGATGCGGGTGTAGCCGCCGTTGCGCTGGGCAAAGCGCGGTGCCAGGTCCTTGAAGAGTTTGGAGACCACGTCGGGATCCTTCACAAAAGCCAGAGCCTGCCTCCGTGCGTGGAGTGATTCGCGCTTGCCCAGGGTGATCATGCGTTCTGCGATGGGGCGCACCTCTTTGGCGCGGGGCAAAGTAGTGCGAATACGCTCCTTGTCGAGGAGCGAGGTTACCATGTTGCGGAACATGCTTATCCGATGGGGGGTTTTACGTCCCAGCTTTCTGCCCGCATTTCGATGTCTCATGAATACGATCTCCGATTTGCTACGATAATCTCCCCTGTCACTCCGGCTTGGGGGCGGGCAGAGGCTTGCCGTCATCGCCAAGCTTCATGCCGAATGACAAGCCCATTTCCGAGAGTATTTCCTTGATCTCGTTCAGGGACTTGCGACCGAAGTTCTTGGTCTTGAGCATCTCGGCTTCGGTCTTCTGAACAAGCTCTCCGATGGTTTTGATATCGGCGTTCTTGAGGCAGTTGTAGGAGCGCACGGAGAGTTCCAGCTCCTCCACGGAGCGCTTGAGGTTGTCGAACAAGCGCTCGGCGTCGCGATCGACTTCCTCTTCCTCTTCCTCGGGCTGCTCCTCGAAGTTGATGAAGATGAACATGTGGTCCTTCATGATCTTCGCGGCTTGAGCGATGGCGTCCTGCGGACGAATGCATCCGTTGGTCCACACATCGAGAACCAGCTTGTCGTAATCGGTCGTCTGCCCGAGCCGGGCGGCTTCGACGCTGTAATTGACCCGCTTGATGGGCGAATGAACGCTGTCGAGCGGAATGTATCCGATCGGCAGGTCCTCTTCGAAGTTCTCGTCGGCGGGAATGTAGCCGCGGCCGTTCTTGACGCGCATCTCGATTTTCAGCAACCCACCTTCACCGATGGTCGCGACGTGAACATTCGGATCCAGGATCTCGACATCCGGGTCGAGGGTAATGTTGCCTGACTTGACTTCGCCCGGCTGATCGGTCTCAAGATAAACGGTCTTCTCGTGCGCCACTTTCAGCCGGATCGGGATCTGCTTGAGGTTCATGATGATGTTGGTGGCGTCTTCCGTCACATTGGGGATGGGGGTGAACTCGTGCAGCACCCCTTCGATTTTGACCGCCGTTATCGCCGCCCCTTCTATCGACGAAAGCAGGACCCGGCGCAGGGCGTTACCGATCGTCGTGCCGAATCCGCGCTCAAACGGCTGAGCATAGAACTGTCCGTAGGTCGGACTCAGTGTCTCGAGGTCGCAAATCAGTCTTTTAGGCTTCTGGAACCCTTTTGTCATAATCTTCTCCAGTGATGGAACCACTACAGATGACGGAGGAAGCTTTTTTCACTCGTCATTCGTCATTCGCCATTTGTCACGTGTCCGGTTCCGTCTCTACTTCGAGTAGAGTTCGACGATCAATTGCTCATCGATAGGCATCTGCAGATCGTCGCGTTTCGGTAAGGCCACCACCGTGCCCTTCAGGTTTGCAGCATCCAGCTCGAGCCAGGCCGGCACACCACCGCGCCCTCCCACCGTCGCAACGGAGTCCTGGATCTGCTGGACCTTTTTGGTCTTTTCCCGCAGAGTTATGACGTCGCCGGCATGGACGGCCAGCGAGGGGATATCCGCTTTCTTCCCGTTGACGAGAACGTTTCCATGGTTGACCAGCTGGCGCGCCTGATCCCGCGAAGTGGCAAAGCCCAGGCGGCAGACAACGCTGTCCAGCCGGCGTTCCAGATTGAGCAGAAGCGTCTCACCCGTGATTCCCTTCTTCTTCTCGGCTTTTCCGAAGTAATTGGCAAACTGACGCTCGAGGACACCGTAGATGCGACGCACCTTCTGTTTCTCGCGCAGCTGCAGACCGTAGCCGACCAGCGGTTTCGGACGCCGATCACGTCCATGCTGGCCGGGAGCAAAGTTGCGCTTTTCAATCCCGCACGTGTCTTTGAAGCATCGGTCTCCTTTGAGAAAGAGCTTCATTCCTTCCCGGCGGCAGAGCCGACATTTTGCTTCGCGATATCTAGCCAAATTTTTTCTCCTCTTTCGAACTTTCCGTCCGGGACCGCACGCGGGAGCCCGGACGACCTCCAGACTCTAAACCCTGCGACGCTTGGGCGGCCGGCAGCCGTTGTGGGGAATCGGGGTGATATCGCGGATGTTCTTCACCTCGAGCCCCGCCGCCTGAAGTGCCCGGACGGCGGACTCGCGGCCGGCGCCGGGCCCCTTGAGGTAAACCTGCAGTGAGCGCATGCCGTAGTCCTTGGCGCCGGCTGCCGCGGTCGTGGCCGCCTGTTGCGCAGCGAACGGAGTGCCCTTGCGCGATCCCTTGAAACCGACGGCTCCGGCACTCGATGTGGTAAGAAGGTTCCCCTCGAGGTCGGTGATGCTGATGATGGTATTGTTGAAGGTCGCCAGAATGTGGGCGATCCCGCTCGGGATGGTGAGCTTTTCGCGCTTCTTTCCGGTCTTCTTCTTCCCTGTCTTTTTTACCTTTTCCGCCATTGATTCACTCCTGATCCGGTCCGGCCCGGAAACGATTCCGATCCCACTTCGATGCCGGCGTGCTACTTCTTACCGACGATCCGGCGCGGCCCCTTGCGGGTGCGCGCGTTGGTGTGGGTCCGCTGCCCGTGCACGGGCAAACCGCGGCGGTGACGCAAGCCGCGGTAGCAACCTATTTCCATGAGCCGTTTGATATCCATGGAAACAGCTTTGCGCAGATCGCCTTCGACCATGCCGTCCCTCTGGATGATGTTTCGGATGCGGACGGCCTGATCTTCGGTAAGATCCTTTACCTTGGTGCCAACATCGACTTTTGCCTCTTCGCAGATCTTCGTCGCCCGGCTCCTGCCGATTCCATAGATGTATGTGAGCCCGATCTGCACCCGCTTGTTCAGTGGCAGATCCACTCCCGCAATTCTAGCCAAAGTTTACCTCCCTAAAGCTGAGTGAGGCGCCGGCCTCAACCCTGTCGTTGCTTGTGCTTGGGATTGGGGCACTGAATGTACACCACTCCCCTGCGGCGGACTACCCTGCATTTAACGCAGATCTTTTTAACCGATGCACGCACTTTCATGACAGTCACTCCACGGCGATACGCCTACCCAAACTCCCTCGATACTTCACGTCGCACGCCGGAGTTGATTCCCCAGGAATCGACTCGCGGGCTACTTATACCGGTAGACGATGCGCCCCCGGGTCAAATCATAAGGGGACAGTTCGACCAGGATCTTGTCCCCGGGCAGGATGCGGATGAAATTCTTGCGCATCTTCCCCGACACGTGTGCCAGGACCATGTGCTTGTTTTCGAGCTCCACGCGGAACATGGCGTTCGGCAGTGTTTCCACTACCGTCCCCACGACCTCGATTGCATCCTCTTTGGGCATATGACATCCCGCGCCGCCGGTTACAAGGATGCGGTGCGATTCTGTTCCTCTCCATTCAGGACTTCGACGATTGAGCCGAAAATCTGGTCTACCTCCCCCTCTCCATTCACTTCCAGGTACTGCCCGCGC encodes:
- the ribA gene encoding GTP cyclohydrolase II; its protein translation is MNFEKVPQAKLPTRLGDFTIYGFRDPETGEEAVALVAGDLAAAGAVLVRIHSQCLTGDVFASERCDCGDQLHEAMRIISEAGRGVLVYQLQEGRGIGLTNKIHAYELQDQGMDTVAANIELGFQADLREYRLPAEILKYLGANRIRLLSNNPDKVLGLEKAGVRVEERVSLEISPNSSSQEYLKIKKEKLGHLLSKV
- the rplQ gene encoding 50S ribosomal protein L17, which encodes MRHRNAGRKLGRKTPHRISMFRNMVTSLLDKERIRTTLPRAKEVRPIAERMITLGKRESLHARRQALAFVKDPDVVSKLFKDLAPRFAQRNGGYTRIIRLGFRQGDGAQMAILELVGSGYKAPKGEEKKGGRKAKKAEKQKPADEPKE
- the rpsD gene encoding 30S ribosomal protein S4, which gives rise to MARYREAKCRLCRREGMKLFLKGDRCFKDTCGIEKRNFAPGQHGRDRRPKPLVGYGLQLREKQKVRRIYGVLERQFANYFGKAEKKKGITGETLLLNLERRLDSVVCRLGFATSRDQARQLVNHGNVLVNGKKADIPSLAVHAGDVITLREKTKKVQQIQDSVATVGGRGGVPAWLELDAANLKGTVVALPKRDDLQMPIDEQLIVELYSK
- the rpsM gene encoding 30S ribosomal protein S13, whose protein sequence is MARIAGVDLPLNKRVQIGLTYIYGIGRSRATKICEEAKVDVGTKVKDLTEDQAVRIRNIIQRDGMVEGDLRKAVSMDIKRLMEIGCYRGLRHRRGLPVHGQRTHTNARTRKGPRRIVGKK
- a CDS encoding DNA-directed RNA polymerase subunit alpha gives rise to the protein MMTKGFQKPKRLICDLETLSPTYGQFYAQPFERGFGTTIGNALRRVLLSSIEGAAITAVKIEGVLHEFTPIPNVTEDATNIIMNLKQIPIRLKVAHEKTVYLETDQPGEVKSGNITLDPDVEILDPNVHVATIGEGGLLKIEMRVKNGRGYIPADENFEEDLPIGYIPLDSVHSPIKRVNYSVEAARLGQTTDYDKLVLDVWTNGCIRPQDAIAQAAKIMKDHMFIFINFEEQPEEEEEEVDRDAERLFDNLKRSVEELELSVRSYNCLKNADIKTIGELVQKTEAEMLKTKNFGRKSLNEIKEILSEMGLSFGMKLGDDGKPLPAPKPE
- the rpsK gene encoding 30S ribosomal protein S11 yields the protein MAEKVKKTGKKKTGKKREKLTIPSGIAHILATFNNTIISITDLEGNLLTTSSAGAVGFKGSRKGTPFAAQQAATTAAAGAKDYGMRSLQVYLKGPGAGRESAVRALQAAGLEVKNIRDITPIPHNGCRPPKRRRV
- a CDS encoding S8 family serine peptidase, which codes for MSLGKRIPLLTLFFLILFIPISAAVAQVHPSAEFDPHKIIVKFKQDSRMLARNASGTQIARLERLTPIKLDAGTRINPLPGGVERIFVAQLAEGANLEEVLRDLAANPEVEYAERDYIGQADGSGPLARAGTSPAMTVPNDPDFYWQWGLQNKGQLSPPGKPGIDVDAPAAWDITTGDSNIILAFLDTGIALNAPDFADRIIPGYNFINESTLPADDRGHGTAVASIAAATGGDGNTIAGMNWKCRILPVKILDSTGHGSYSAFAQGIIFAVGQRARVINISAGGTEPSQALSDAVAYAQMNGVNIVASMGNTNVEAPEYPAAIPGVIAVGAINNRGERAAPFFGSSTSGSNYGNHIAFVAPGDSIMALDFPAFGEADWFYGTSAAAPFVSGLISLMLAVNPGLSCQQVYDALKVGARDQIGPANEDGPGWDKYFGWGLIDAYQSLLAVPGADNTFFAQAAVGGGYATTFTFTNTGAEATSGILILTGEDGKPLSAGLSSTGYMDTVASSFPIRIPPGGTQSITASAVNQGDPAGTGWARVLSSGGSLQGVATFRQMNGSELKTVVGVLSADATSSAMIPIDDDHTLGTQSRATGYAVANPGNEAIYIRLALINTDGSPASRTIDPPALNPLLPGCHVARFLWEDLGDQNLQFKGTMVLTAQGAKTFSVVALVLNQGLYTAIPVIPAAQSGPAATTNFFAQVAIGGGYSTIYTLLNTGSQAVSGSLILTADDGKPLNALFISPGNPDQVASSFLVSIRPGGTQLVTAGALSPGDPARAGWARVESSGGSVQGVATFQLRNENVLGTIVGVLSAAATKAATIPVDDDRTLGAQSRLTGYAVANPGKEDINIKLVLVNPDGSFSREVYPPGLNPLRPGSHVPRFLWEDLNDPNLRFKGSMVLIERAAKTFSVVALMQNQGLYTAIPVIPAKAPGIQ
- the rpmJ gene encoding 50S ribosomal protein L36; the protein is MKVRASVKKICVKCRVVRRRGVVYIQCPNPKHKQRQG
- the infA gene encoding translation initiation factor IF-1; the encoded protein is MPKEDAIEVVGTVVETLPNAMFRVELENKHMVLAHVSGKMRKNFIRILPGDKILVELSPYDLTRGRIVYRYK